In Carnobacterium sp. CP1, the following are encoded in one genomic region:
- a CDS encoding flagellin N-terminal helical domain-containing protein, translated as MRINTNTAAANTYSRLNSANASKANSLAKLSSGLRINKAGDDAAGLSISEKMKNQISGLTQATRNAQDGISLIQTAEGALNETHSILNRMRDLSVQASNDTNSVDDRSAIDAEMEQLSTEIDRISSDTKFNGISLLSGKRDLNIQIGANSSDKALTIQTVDASFAGIAVTAQEKTAITDAVDALTVMTDPKNPTAGELTALAEAQETDSKASVAAAHANVDRLDNAIKTVSDHRATFGAQQNRLDHTINNLTTSKENLSEANSRIRDVDMAEEMMNFTKSNILSSAATSMLAQANQMPQSVLQLLQ; from the coding sequence ATGAGAATCAATACAAATACAGCAGCAGCAAATACTTATTCACGTTTAAACTCAGCAAATGCGTCAAAAGCTAATTCTTTAGCTAAGTTATCATCAGGTCTACGTATTAACAAAGCGGGAGACGATGCAGCTGGGTTATCTATCTCAGAAAAAATGAAAAACCAAATCAGTGGTTTAACACAAGCTACTCGTAACGCACAAGATGGAATTTCATTGATCCAAACAGCTGAAGGCGCTCTAAACGAAACCCACAGCATTTTAAACCGTATGCGCGACCTATCTGTTCAAGCTTCCAATGATACAAACTCAGTAGACGATAGAAGTGCTATCGATGCTGAAATGGAACAATTATCAACAGAAATCGATCGTATCTCTTCAGATACTAAATTTAACGGTATTTCATTACTTTCAGGAAAAAGAGACTTAAATATTCAAATTGGAGCAAATTCATCTGACAAAGCTTTAACAATTCAAACAGTTGATGCTAGTTTTGCAGGGATTGCTGTGACTGCTCAAGAAAAAACAGCAATCACTGATGCAGTAGATGCGTTAACAGTTATGACGGACCCAAAGAACCCAACAGCTGGTGAATTGACAGCTCTTGCTGAAGCACAAGAAACAGATTCTAAGGCCTCTGTTGCAGCAGCTCATGCTAATGTTGATAGACTTGATAATGCCATTAAAACTGTTTCTGATCATAGAGCAACATTCGGTGCACAACAAAACCGTTTGGACCACACGATCAACAACTTAACAACATCAAAAGAAAATTTATCTGAAGCAAACTCGCGTATTCGTGACGTTGATATGGCTGAAGAAATGATGAACTTTACGAAATCAAACATCCTTTCATCTGCTGCTACTTCAATGTTGGCACAAGCAAACCAAATGCCGCAAAGCGTTTTACAATTACTACAATAA
- the flgL gene encoding flagellar hook-associated protein FlgL, translated as MRVTDSLMSQNFLRNLSTNAANVQKYQTQLSTLKEVSKSSDDPLRVSKIIDLKGNVTQNKQYNNTISDSIDFTNVQDSALSSATDSLQRIKTLTQYSANDALSDEGRQANKAEIEEEINNFVSALNTKFGNRYLFAGKNTTEAPFEVQRDDDGVFTGINYNGTTDPSDKGNLTREIAAGVTIELSTDGRAYLNEQTPGNDIGTFFKDVLTALDKNDTKALSGLLTRADDEIDNVVNNRSKIGAIYNSLQATKGRNESEKLNLDSTLSENQDIDLAEKYTQYMMEMTAYQSSMMMGTKILQTSILDYL; from the coding sequence ATGAGGGTTACAGACTCCTTAATGTCACAAAATTTTTTAAGAAATTTGAGTACAAACGCTGCAAATGTTCAAAAGTATCAGACGCAATTGTCTACACTGAAAGAAGTCAGTAAATCTTCCGATGATCCGTTGCGTGTGTCTAAAATTATTGATTTAAAAGGCAACGTTACACAAAATAAGCAATACAACAACACTATTTCAGACAGTATCGATTTTACTAATGTACAGGATTCTGCATTAAGCAGTGCGACCGATTCGTTGCAACGAATCAAGACGTTAACTCAGTATTCTGCCAATGATGCTTTGTCTGATGAAGGGCGTCAAGCTAATAAAGCTGAAATTGAAGAAGAAATCAACAACTTTGTCAGTGCGTTAAACACAAAATTCGGGAACCGCTATTTGTTTGCGGGGAAAAATACCACTGAAGCCCCTTTTGAAGTTCAAAGAGACGATGACGGTGTATTTACTGGAATTAACTATAATGGCACAACTGACCCATCCGATAAAGGCAATTTGACTCGAGAAATTGCAGCAGGTGTAACCATTGAATTAAGTACAGATGGGCGTGCGTATCTTAATGAACAAACTCCTGGTAATGACATTGGAACCTTCTTTAAAGATGTGTTGACTGCGTTAGATAAAAACGATACAAAAGCTCTTTCAGGTTTATTGACTAGAGCAGACGATGAAATTGATAATGTTGTAAATAACCGATCAAAAATCGGAGCGATTTACAATAGTCTGCAAGCAACAAAAGGCCGTAATGAAAGTGAAAAGTTAAATTTAGACTCTACTCTTTCTGAAAACCAAGATATTGACTTGGCAGAAAAATATACACAATATATGATGGAAATGACTGCTTACCAATCATCAATGATGATGGGAACTAAAATCCTTCAAACCAGTATACTGGATTATTTATAA
- the flgK gene encoding flagellar hook-associated protein FlgK: MSGLFGTLNNTSRSLGVQQSALQTTGHNIANANTEGYSRQRVSLVASNPYTLTGIGQLGTGVRISTIDRIVDPYVNKQLQGENSSLQLYKQKADVLGQLESIFNEPSDTGLNNSINEFYSSWTYLGSNPETLTSKTMVAQTGKTFTDTIHHMSNQMDNMRDGTVKDVEKNVLDFNTKLEQLNALNKQIFNVAIKGQAPNDLLDQQDRLVSELSGIAGVETSYDQYNRVSISMSGNDVLNGSTLNTLGTTDDGTGNLVINGPNGKTTAIEIKSGNIKGSQDALKVIDERVEELDNLAFTFATAVNTIHSDNGKGEPFFTIGTDSKGAAKDINVDAAIMDDVTTINAGKDIENVVGGDGTRAQAIASLQDTLLDFSDSGKTNTDNYDPTTMKIKNQPGGTSISGAYNDMVTKTGIIKQQADNMEASQESLVSLLHARKESISGVSINEEVTDTIKYKSAFQANSRMITVISEMLDTLINRTGV; encoded by the coding sequence ATGTCAGGTTTATTTGGAACATTAAATAATACATCAAGAAGTTTAGGTGTGCAGCAATCTGCTCTGCAAACCACTGGACACAATATTGCCAATGCTAATACAGAAGGTTATTCAAGGCAACGGGTTTCATTGGTAGCCAGTAACCCATATACATTAACAGGCATCGGGCAATTAGGAACAGGCGTCAGGATTTCTACGATCGACCGAATCGTTGATCCCTATGTAAATAAACAATTGCAAGGCGAGAATTCGTCGTTGCAATTGTATAAACAGAAAGCAGATGTATTGGGGCAGTTAGAATCTATATTTAACGAGCCGTCTGATACAGGCTTGAATAACAGCATCAATGAATTTTATTCTTCATGGACTTACCTAGGTTCAAATCCTGAAACGTTAACCTCTAAAACTATGGTCGCGCAAACAGGGAAAACGTTTACGGATACGATTCATCATATGTCGAACCAAATGGATAACATGCGAGATGGAACAGTAAAAGATGTTGAAAAAAACGTTCTTGATTTCAATACAAAATTAGAACAATTAAACGCACTGAACAAACAAATTTTTAATGTTGCCATTAAAGGCCAAGCACCAAATGATTTATTGGATCAACAAGATCGATTGGTCAGCGAACTTTCAGGAATAGCCGGTGTTGAAACCAGTTATGATCAATACAATCGAGTAAGCATCAGTATGAGCGGTAACGATGTATTGAACGGCAGCACACTTAATACCCTTGGAACAACTGACGATGGGACTGGCAACTTGGTAATTAACGGTCCAAATGGCAAAACAACAGCTATTGAAATCAAATCTGGAAATATAAAGGGTTCACAAGATGCTTTAAAAGTGATCGACGAAAGAGTAGAAGAACTGGATAATTTAGCTTTCACTTTTGCAACAGCTGTAAATACGATTCACAGTGACAATGGCAAAGGCGAACCGTTCTTTACAATTGGTACAGACAGTAAAGGTGCAGCTAAAGACATCAATGTAGATGCAGCTATTATGGATGATGTAACAACTATCAACGCTGGAAAAGACATTGAAAATGTAGTCGGCGGAGATGGAACACGTGCGCAAGCAATCGCTTCATTGCAGGATACGCTATTAGATTTCTCGGATAGTGGGAAAACGAATACCGACAATTATGATCCAACAACGATGAAAATAAAAAATCAGCCAGGCGGCACTAGTATATCTGGAGCTTATAATGACATGGTCACTAAAACAGGAATCATTAAACAACAAGCGGATAATATGGAAGCCAGCCAAGAATCACTGGTCAGTTTATTGCATGCACGAAAAGAATCCATTTCTGGTGTATCTATTAATGAAGAAGTAACGGATACCATTAAATATAAAAGTGCCTTTCAAGCAAATTCTCGGATGATCACAGTCATCTCAGAAATGCTAGATACTTTAATCAATCGTACGGGGGTATAA
- a CDS encoding flagellar motor switch protein: MKTQTQVIETLKKFKKVLLEEKEALIKNDSAKVVAVIAEKETFMEVLPTLNSTGLKKEDLSGIVTEIKNLQETNLLLTQQALQYQEKMMEAITDSAKTSGSTYSKNGHYSAEKQATIIDQSL, encoded by the coding sequence ATGAAAACACAAACTCAAGTTATTGAAACACTAAAAAAATTCAAAAAAGTCTTATTAGAAGAAAAAGAAGCCTTGATAAAAAACGACAGTGCTAAAGTCGTGGCTGTTATTGCAGAAAAAGAAACCTTTATGGAGGTCCTTCCAACGCTCAATTCAACTGGACTGAAAAAAGAAGACCTGTCAGGAATCGTCACGGAAATCAAAAACCTGCAAGAAACAAATTTGTTATTAACGCAGCAAGCGCTGCAATATCAAGAAAAAATGATGGAAGCCATTACGGACAGCGCGAAAACATCGGGCTCAACGTATTCTAAAAATGGCCATTACAGTGCTGAAAAGCAAGCAACGATTATTGATCAATCCCTATAA
- the flgM gene encoding flagellar biosynthesis anti-sigma factor FlgM yields the protein MKIENGYNQYMNAVRQNKDHAQSRGLSPKIEPTEKEESVQVTISDAAKKLSQAKTTETRQADIEVIKKSVLDGTYSVSPEKIAKNMITAMNAQRK from the coding sequence ATGAAAATTGAAAATGGCTACAACCAATATATGAACGCTGTCCGCCAAAATAAGGATCATGCCCAATCTAGAGGTTTGTCCCCAAAAATTGAACCAACAGAAAAAGAAGAGTCGGTTCAAGTCACTATTTCAGATGCAGCCAAAAAACTGTCACAAGCCAAAACAACCGAAACTCGTCAAGCAGACATAGAAGTGATCAAAAAATCAGTTTTAGATGGAACGTATTCTGTTTCCCCTGAAAAAATCGCTAAAAATATGATAACTGCCATGAATGCACAAAGAAAGTAG
- the fliY gene encoding flagellar motor switch phosphatase FliY: MSNEMLSQEEIDAMLNAPTETTADTIDKDQQDIIGEVGNITMSQAATTLSSILNHRVTITTPRVTCLKFQEIIDESKAPKVVTTIEFKQGLVGSNLLMMDINDAIIIADLMMDGDGDATGKEFTELELSAVGEAMNQMIGSSSTAMATMLERTVDILPPDVEVWKDNETVQYDKIKGDTVVCKIAFKMTVDDLIESEIMQIFTLDTVRDIAAIMMSSDAEVLEERQLPAEPAPVPTTPETSEKVGIQTPEFQELTSTGTLTNARNLDLIMDVPLHFSVVLGENQKTIKDILALGAGSVVELDKMTDEPLQIFVNNKLIAEGEVVVINESFGVRITNILSQEQRIKKLK; the protein is encoded by the coding sequence ATGAGTAACGAAATGCTATCCCAAGAGGAAATAGATGCAATGTTAAATGCACCCACTGAAACAACAGCTGATACAATTGATAAAGACCAACAAGATATCATTGGTGAAGTTGGCAATATAACTATGTCCCAAGCTGCAACAACACTGTCTTCCATTCTTAACCATCGGGTAACGATCACAACTCCACGTGTCACTTGTCTAAAATTTCAAGAAATCATTGATGAAAGCAAAGCACCTAAAGTGGTTACAACGATTGAATTTAAACAAGGGTTGGTTGGCAGCAATTTGTTGATGATGGACATAAACGATGCGATCATCATTGCTGATTTAATGATGGACGGCGATGGCGACGCAACCGGTAAAGAATTTACTGAATTGGAACTGAGTGCCGTTGGAGAAGCGATGAATCAAATGATCGGTTCTTCTTCAACAGCGATGGCAACCATGCTGGAACGGACAGTTGATATTTTGCCGCCTGATGTTGAGGTCTGGAAAGATAATGAAACTGTACAATATGACAAAATCAAAGGCGATACAGTTGTTTGTAAAATTGCTTTTAAAATGACTGTCGATGACCTCATTGAGAGTGAAATCATGCAGATCTTCACATTGGATACCGTCCGGGATATTGCTGCAATCATGATGAGCAGCGATGCTGAAGTGTTGGAAGAAAGACAATTACCGGCTGAGCCGGCACCTGTTCCAACTACACCGGAAACATCAGAAAAAGTAGGGATTCAAACGCCTGAATTCCAAGAACTGACGAGTACCGGTACACTGACCAATGCTCGTAATTTGGATTTAATCATGGATGTTCCGCTTCACTTCAGTGTTGTCTTAGGGGAAAACCAAAAGACGATCAAAGATATCTTGGCACTAGGGGCTGGATCTGTTGTTGAATTGGATAAAATGACCGACGAACCGTTACAAATTTTTGTCAATAATAAACTGATTGCCGAAGGAGAAGTCGTTGTCATCAACGAAAGCTTCGGAGTCCGCATCACCAATATTCTAAGCCAAGAACAAAGAATCAAAAAGTTAAAATAA
- the fliM gene encoding flagellar motor switch protein FliM: MKQVLSQQEIDSLLKAVESGEIDAKGLEEQEKEQNKVKNYDFKRPARLSKEYISTLNMVFEEFAKIVGNKLSTQVRTNVELQLASIEQVSFDEFVHSVPRFTLMGMFHSRPLEGTQIVELSPQLCLQLIDLLCGSAEVRTTGEEVVKENFTDIEKAILDDILVDFIRAFELAWRDVVELDVQLETTETNPQLLQNMSPNEPVVLVTFTVELFGVRTFANICVPYIFFETILDKLSLKNWFHTEKGTDHSDSKRIEASLNSAKVNLEVLLGEATMTLENFLQLELGDIIPLEGKTSDPLIMSVEQRPHYLVKPGLKGKKRAIEVLQYIEGETD; this comes from the coding sequence GTGAAACAAGTTTTATCACAACAAGAAATTGATTCTTTACTGAAAGCGGTAGAAAGCGGAGAAATTGACGCAAAAGGTTTAGAAGAACAGGAAAAAGAACAAAACAAAGTTAAAAACTATGATTTTAAACGTCCTGCCCGTTTGTCTAAAGAATATATCAGTACATTAAATATGGTGTTTGAAGAATTTGCAAAAATTGTTGGAAACAAGTTATCAACTCAAGTCAGAACCAATGTTGAGTTGCAGCTGGCGTCTATTGAACAAGTCAGTTTTGATGAATTTGTGCATTCGGTTCCTCGTTTTACTTTAATGGGCATGTTTCATTCTAGACCATTAGAAGGGACGCAGATCGTCGAACTGAGCCCGCAGCTTTGTCTGCAGCTGATCGACTTGTTATGCGGAAGTGCTGAAGTGAGAACGACTGGCGAAGAAGTAGTGAAAGAAAACTTCACGGATATTGAAAAAGCGATTTTAGATGATATTCTAGTTGATTTTATTCGTGCATTTGAATTAGCTTGGCGCGATGTTGTCGAACTGGATGTACAATTAGAAACAACGGAAACAAATCCGCAGCTGCTGCAAAATATGTCACCTAACGAACCGGTTGTTTTAGTGACCTTTACCGTTGAATTATTCGGCGTGCGGACATTTGCTAATATATGTGTTCCTTACATATTCTTTGAAACGATTTTAGATAAACTAAGCTTAAAGAACTGGTTCCACACTGAAAAAGGAACAGATCATTCTGACAGCAAAAGAATAGAAGCCAGTTTAAATTCTGCCAAAGTAAACTTAGAAGTTCTTTTAGGAGAAGCTACGATGACATTGGAAAACTTCCTTCAACTGGAACTAGGCGATATTATTCCTCTAGAAGGGAAAACTTCAGATCCGCTGATTATGTCAGTAGAACAACGTCCGCACTATCTCGTGAAACCGGGATTAAAAGGCAAAAAGAGGGCGATTGAAGTATTACAGTATATTGAAGGAGAGACAGACTGA
- a CDS encoding chemotaxis protein CheW translates to MMQIIIFTLNKKYYAFSSESVEEITKKMPWTAIPQSPKWVQGLINLRGNVITLINFYELLFPTDVSEELCYNNIIIVKKDEEKLAFMVDNVAWVTEIDPADIQELEHQAEDKVSGLIQVKDQIVNIINMETLFYKNEG, encoded by the coding sequence ATGATGCAAATAATTATTTTCACACTAAATAAGAAGTATTATGCTTTTTCTTCTGAAAGTGTAGAAGAAATAACCAAAAAGATGCCTTGGACGGCTATCCCGCAATCTCCAAAATGGGTTCAAGGATTGATCAATTTAAGAGGAAACGTCATTACCCTGATAAATTTTTATGAACTGCTCTTCCCTACTGATGTATCTGAAGAATTATGTTACAATAACATCATCATTGTGAAAAAAGATGAAGAAAAACTTGCATTCATGGTGGATAATGTTGCATGGGTTACGGAAATAGACCCAGCAGATATTCAAGAGCTTGAGCACCAAGCTGAAGATAAAGTATCCGGATTGATTCAAGTGAAAGATCAGATAGTGAATATAATCAATATGGAGACACTATTTTATAAAAATGAGGGATAG
- a CDS encoding response regulator: protein MTKKVMVVDDATFMRMKLKDILEKNGYQVVAEAQNGLEAIEKYKAEKPDLVTMDITMPEMDGVEALKAIKAFDSAAKVVMCSAMGQQGMVMDAIRSGAVDFIVKPFDTDRVIKALDKAML from the coding sequence ATGACAAAAAAAGTGATGGTAGTAGACGATGCAACATTTATGAGAATGAAACTGAAGGATATTCTAGAAAAAAATGGCTATCAAGTGGTGGCAGAAGCTCAAAACGGATTGGAAGCAATTGAAAAATATAAAGCAGAAAAACCAGATTTGGTTACGATGGATATTACTATGCCAGAAATGGACGGCGTCGAAGCCTTAAAAGCCATAAAAGCATTCGATTCAGCAGCTAAAGTAGTGATGTGCAGTGCAATGGGGCAACAAGGAATGGTAATGGACGCCATTCGTTCAGGAGCAGTAGATTTCATTGTAAAACCTTTCGATACAGACCGTGTTATCAAAGCCTTAGATAAAGCTATGTTGTAG
- a CDS encoding chemotaxis protein CheC — protein MNTDYSVLELDALKEIINIGGGNAATSLSQLIDKPVNMTVPIIEMLEYSELYEQIMPEDAVVKAVLTKMLGDAEGIFLFTVDEAASDSIVTMMMPDGVVATEQLADSALQELVNILVNSFLNAIIKLLDIHLITSVPLLTKDMFGAIMSSVYLEQGQYEENVMIIKNEFYYAGDRLESSLYFVPKPGILEKMFTLLGVGGE, from the coding sequence TTGAATACTGATTATTCTGTTCTTGAACTGGATGCACTTAAAGAAATCATCAACATTGGCGGCGGCAATGCCGCCACCAGTTTGTCACAATTGATAGACAAGCCGGTCAATATGACGGTTCCCATCATTGAAATGCTGGAGTACTCAGAGCTTTACGAACAAATCATGCCCGAAGATGCGGTGGTTAAAGCCGTTTTGACGAAAATGCTTGGAGATGCAGAAGGAATATTCCTATTCACTGTCGATGAAGCTGCTTCTGACAGTATCGTGACGATGATGATGCCTGATGGAGTCGTTGCTACAGAACAATTAGCTGACTCAGCTTTGCAAGAACTGGTCAATATTCTGGTCAACTCTTTTCTGAATGCGATTATCAAATTATTGGATATTCACCTAATAACTTCTGTGCCGCTATTGACAAAAGATATGTTTGGAGCGATTATGAGTAGTGTCTATTTAGAACAAGGACAATACGAAGAAAATGTTATGATTATTAAAAATGAATTTTACTATGCAGGAGATCGTTTAGAGTCTTCATTATATTTTGTTCCCAAGCCGGGAATATTAGAAAAAATGTTTACATTATTAGGAGTCGGAGGAGAATAA
- a CDS encoding chemotaxis protein CheA, with the protein MDENSKYLELFFEETDEHLQSLNEQVLELEKHPEQSEIVDVMFRSAHTIKGMAATMGFDTMAKLTHKMENVFDLLKKKSIQVNEKSIALIFDCLDTLSDLVEDLREGNEADRDITTLVEQLDAVADGKNTAAEEKSEEEPEEKDEDFNLTLHTLDDSNRQVIESAKESGFNAYVVAVKVAEDSSMKNARVFLVMSKLEQHGDVLYVEPNAEVLENEDFGTVFKLIFLSKLEEEEVKNLALDNSEIEDVLIQTITETTLETDALIHEAAVEEDEKPVTLTEDVLVPDKAAPKTKAPQKQAMNHSVRVDIEKLDTFMNLVSELVIYRTQLEDISSQVQASELEEPLEQVARISADLQELVLKIRMQPVSAVMSRFPRMVRDLGNDLGKEFELVIEGEDTELDRTVVSELGEPLIHLIRNAADHGVEMPEKRLELGKNPKGQIKITAYQEGNRVVLTVSDDGKGVDPAAVKASAERKGIATEGLSDKELQQLIFHAGFSTAKEVTSISGRGVGMDVVKQKINTLGGTIEIDSVINRGTVFKVNLPLTLSIIQALLIKVGNEVFAMPLGNVQKIIKPKSVEIIQVHNREIYMFENTAVPVVRLNEAFDIAAVDDENLHLILVKQGEKQYALVVDDIIRQQEIAIKKLGKELSMLKKYLGATIMGNGGIIMILDIASICQASASQEDDLEY; encoded by the coding sequence ATGGATGAAAATAGTAAGTACCTTGAATTGTTTTTTGAGGAAACAGATGAACATTTACAAAGTTTAAATGAACAAGTACTTGAATTAGAGAAACATCCAGAACAATCAGAAATAGTCGATGTGATGTTCAGATCAGCCCATACCATCAAAGGAATGGCCGCAACCATGGGCTTTGATACAATGGCAAAGCTGACGCATAAAATGGAAAATGTCTTTGATTTGCTGAAAAAGAAATCCATTCAAGTTAACGAAAAATCGATTGCGCTTATCTTCGATTGTTTGGATACCTTATCAGATTTAGTCGAAGACTTAAGAGAAGGTAATGAAGCCGATCGAGATATTACAACACTGGTTGAGCAGCTTGATGCAGTCGCTGACGGAAAAAACACTGCAGCAGAAGAAAAAAGTGAAGAAGAGCCCGAAGAAAAGGATGAAGATTTTAATCTAACGTTACATACACTGGACGATTCCAATAGACAAGTTATTGAAAGCGCAAAAGAAAGCGGCTTTAATGCTTATGTGGTAGCTGTGAAAGTAGCGGAAGACAGCAGCATGAAAAACGCACGTGTTTTCTTGGTCATGAGTAAGCTGGAACAACATGGAGATGTGCTTTATGTCGAACCGAATGCAGAGGTATTGGAAAACGAAGATTTCGGGACGGTTTTTAAACTGATTTTTCTAAGCAAATTAGAAGAAGAAGAGGTTAAGAATCTTGCATTAGATAACAGCGAAATTGAAGATGTCTTGATTCAAACCATCACTGAAACAACTCTTGAAACAGACGCGCTGATCCATGAGGCAGCCGTTGAAGAAGATGAAAAACCTGTAACCCTAACAGAAGATGTGCTTGTTCCAGACAAAGCAGCTCCGAAAACTAAAGCGCCGCAAAAGCAAGCGATGAATCATTCTGTTCGAGTCGACATTGAAAAACTGGATACGTTTATGAACTTAGTATCGGAATTGGTTATTTACCGTACACAATTGGAAGATATCAGTTCGCAAGTTCAAGCGTCAGAACTGGAAGAGCCGCTGGAACAAGTTGCCAGAATCAGCGCTGATTTGCAAGAGCTGGTTTTAAAAATCAGAATGCAGCCAGTCAGTGCAGTGATGAGTCGTTTCCCAAGAATGGTTCGGGATTTGGGTAATGACTTAGGCAAAGAGTTTGAACTGGTGATCGAAGGAGAAGACACAGAATTGGATCGGACAGTGGTTTCTGAATTAGGAGAACCGTTGATTCATTTGATTCGGAATGCTGCCGACCATGGAGTGGAAATGCCTGAAAAGAGATTGGAACTTGGGAAAAATCCTAAAGGGCAAATTAAAATCACGGCTTATCAAGAAGGCAATCGCGTCGTTTTAACCGTTTCCGATGATGGAAAAGGTGTTGATCCGGCTGCTGTGAAAGCAAGTGCGGAACGCAAAGGCATAGCGACAGAAGGCTTAAGCGATAAAGAATTGCAACAGCTGATTTTTCATGCAGGATTTTCTACAGCTAAAGAAGTAACCAGTATTTCTGGTAGAGGCGTAGGAATGGATGTAGTCAAACAAAAAATCAATACATTGGGTGGAACTATTGAAATTGACAGTGTCATCAATCGAGGAACAGTCTTCAAAGTGAATTTACCGTTGACGTTATCTATTATCCAAGCGTTGTTGATCAAAGTTGGCAATGAAGTATTTGCTATGCCGCTTGGAAACGTTCAAAAAATCATTAAACCAAAATCAGTTGAAATCATTCAAGTTCACAACCGTGAAATTTATATGTTTGAAAATACAGCTGTACCTGTCGTTCGGTTAAATGAAGCATTTGATATTGCAGCTGTTGATGACGAAAACCTTCATTTGATTTTAGTCAAACAAGGCGAAAAACAGTATGCATTGGTTGTAGATGATATCATTAGACAACAAGAAATTGCTATTAAAAAATTAGGCAAAGAATTGAGTATGCTGAAAAAATACCTCGGAGCTACTATTATGGGAAATGGCGGAATCATTATGATTCTAGATATTGCCAGCATTTGCCAGGCTAGTGCTAGTCAGGAGGACGACCTTGAATACTGA
- a CDS encoding CheR family methyltransferase: MKLNYDYFYDWTKANLNINLDGYKEKQLQRRIASVMKNAGAVTLEDYSRKIQKDPAVKQQFLDYITINVTDFFRNQDIFEEFEKQMLVLSAEFPAMKIWSAACSTGAEAYSMAMILDKHKMRTSDKILATDIDDTILKRAKLGVYKTHEMKNVSATDRNSYFEEKEGNYHLKSNIKNNVQFKKHDLIADKFGKGFHIIVCRNVTIYFKNEVKEELYQKFSDSLVPGGLFFTGATEAIYSPEVYGLKKVSAFIYEKM; encoded by the coding sequence ATGAAATTAAACTACGATTATTTTTATGATTGGACTAAAGCAAACCTGAATATCAATCTGGACGGGTATAAAGAAAAACAGTTGCAAAGACGGATTGCCAGCGTAATGAAAAATGCGGGCGCTGTTACATTGGAAGACTATTCACGGAAAATACAAAAAGACCCAGCCGTTAAGCAACAATTTTTAGATTACATTACTATCAATGTTACAGATTTTTTTCGGAATCAGGATATTTTTGAAGAATTTGAAAAGCAAATGCTGGTATTGTCTGCAGAATTTCCTGCGATGAAAATCTGGAGTGCTGCTTGTTCTACCGGAGCAGAAGCTTACTCGATGGCAATGATTCTAGACAAGCATAAAATGCGGACATCAGACAAAATCTTAGCGACAGATATCGATGATACTATTCTAAAACGGGCCAAATTGGGTGTATACAAAACACATGAAATGAAAAATGTTTCAGCAACGGACCGCAACAGTTATTTTGAAGAAAAAGAAGGCAACTATCACTTGAAATCGAACATTAAAAATAATGTACAATTTAAAAAACATGATTTGATTGCCGATAAATTTGGCAAAGGATTCCACATCATTGTTTGCCGGAATGTCACTATTTACTTTAAAAATGAAGTCAAAGAAGAGCTGTATCAAAAATTCAGCGATTCGCTTGTACCTGGCGGACTGTTCTTTACCGGAGCAACCGAAGCTATCTATAGTCCAGAAGTTTATGGACTCAAAAAAGTGTCCGCATTTATCTACGAAAAAATGTAG